GAGAGCGAGGCCGCAGGGTACGGCACCGATCCTGTCACAGGGAGACAAGGTCCAGATGATGCTGTCGGACCTGTCGCTGTACGCTGCTGAAGTTACCCTGGAGATCCGAAAGAAGGGGACGACGGACCAGAAGATTCTGGAGCCTCTGACAATGGGCAAGCACAAGATGAAGCCCTGGCTCCGTCAGGCGTTCGGGCTCATCTACACCAGAGCCAACGTCATCTTCACCCCTGCCTACTTGGCCTGCCACGTGTTGCTGGTCCCGTCCCTGTACATCGCCGCCATCATGCTCTTCGCGACGAGCCACAAGCACGAGTACTACGTCACCGATGTCAAGATAACATATGCTCTCCTGTGCTTCACCGCGGTGCTCGACGTCTTCGGGCTCCTGATCAGCGAGCTCATGTACTGGCTCATGTCATCCCAAGCGAAAGTCCCGGCATTGTGCGAGAACCTCCCGGGGTATAACCTCATCGACTCGGTGCTCCGGGTAGTGAGACCTCGCACGGGGCCGCTGCTCAAGATCGCCAAGCGCATGGGCTACAAGGAAGGCTACTTCCGCCAGCCCAAAGACAGGCTCTACAGCAGCGTGTCGGACTTCATCACAGCAGAGCTGGTGAGCGCCTCCAGTAAAGTGGAGAACGTCGACTTCTCAAGCTACCGGAGCTTCACCAAGGATTACTGGGCTTCACGTACAGCCCTCAGAGACGAATGCCGGAGGAGGGGCGAGGTACGGCGTAGCCTTCGCCGGTCGCCGTTCGACGCGAGCGTGCTCCTCTGGCACATCGCCACCGACATCTGCTTCCGCTGCGGGCCTCCGAAGCACTTCGGCGAAAGGCCCCCGCGTGCCGAGGTGGTTCGCGAGGTGTGCACGGAGGCGATCTCCAATTACATGGCGTACCTTCTGAATTTCCAGCCGGAGATGCTGATGACTGGAAGCCGGCAGCACCTGTTCACTGAAGCCATGAAGTACATGGAGCGCATCCTCGCGAAAGATGGCATCAAGcacaagcttgaagacaagcaggagcaggagcagaagCTAGATGACGCGAGCTTACGGAGGATCAAGGAGGAAGCGGCGGAGCTCGCGAGTGATCCGAAGGGAAGGTACACTATTGTACACGACGCTTGCAAACTCGCGGAGGAGCTGATGGGCATCGAGGAGGAGACCCGGTGGCACTTGATGTACCGGGTG
This sequence is a window from Setaria italica strain Yugu1 chromosome III, Setaria_italica_v2.0, whole genome shotgun sequence. Protein-coding genes within it:
- the LOC111256718 gene encoding uncharacterized protein LOC111256718; this encodes MAGIWSAVRWWDDWQLRILVIGSLGFQWFLLLAAPMRNYSIPRWFRTCIWLAYITADALAIYALATLFNRHARATSTACNYYGAKLSSLEVLWAPLLLIYLGGREEITAYNIEDNELWTRHTVTLVSQVTVALYAFYKSWTGDNDRKLLLSAILLFIVGIISFCEKPWSLRRASINRLVAMSSLMKGERRSPTGWQWCFTKLDDRYKCWRARPQGTAPILSQGDKVQMMLSDLSLYAAEVTLEIRKKGTTDQKILEPLTMGKHKMKPWLRQAFGLIYTRANVIFTPAYLACHVLLVPSLYIAAIMLFATSHKHEYYVTDVKITYALLCFTAVLDVFGLLISELMYWLMSSQAKVPALCENLPGYNLIDSVLRVVRPRTGPLLKIAKRMGYKEGYFRQPKDRLYSSVSDFITAELVSASSKVENVDFSSYRSFTKDYWASRTALRDECRRRGEVRRSLRRSPFDASVLLWHIATDICFRCGPPKHFGERPPRAEVVREVCTEAISNYMAYLLNFQPEMLMTGSRQHLFTEAMKYMERILAKDGIKHKLEDKQEQEQKLDDASLRRIKEEAAELASDPKGRYTIVHDACKLAEELMGIEEETRWHLMYRVWVGMLCYSASMCRGYLHAKSLGEGGEFLSYVWLIISLTGSKTLADKLQMPEPEPEEMETTTTTTAQEEGRPAASSWATETGEDGVDRHNCGYIPQFHT